One genomic segment of uncultured Desulfobacter sp. includes these proteins:
- a CDS encoding IS66 family transposase produces MHQKALLREERLKQEIKEKDGQIRDLKNRLFGKKSEKKTSKTEKTDPKTNKDKRPRGQQPGSEGHGLTERPDLPVVEEKACFPENPVCPCCGLPYALDENTGPETQIIEVEVKAYTRRIVRQTGTKICSCKGVPQALTAPIPPKLMPKSPYGISIWTDVLLNKFHYCQPTNRLLNQYGELGLPISAGTISGGLKNLKELFQPIYNRLYLQQMTEDRFHQDESIWKVFEKIIGKIGNKWWLWVSRSESVVYFMIAQGRGADVPISYFENTRKSKIIVICDRYSAYKALANKMPFIILAFCWAHVRRDFLDAARKYPELEEWTFSWIEKIGELYHINNLRCASFNKAFPVEWQSESFKKQHESLIQKMNEMTQDRNAFIESHDPDNPNLTVLSNAKYKIMKSLKNHWDGLSVFVEHPEVPMDNNKGENAIRNPVTGRKNFYGSGSVWSAQLAAMMFSLFKTLDLWGLNCHHWLNSYLNACAVNHGKAPEELSQFLPWEMDEARLDKLSKPIDTS; encoded by the coding sequence ATGCACCAAAAAGCTCTTTTGCGAGAAGAGAGGCTCAAGCAGGAGATAAAAGAAAAAGATGGCCAAATCCGGGATCTAAAAAACCGGCTATTTGGAAAAAAAAGTGAAAAGAAAACGTCAAAAACAGAAAAAACCGATCCAAAAACAAATAAGGACAAAAGGCCTCGTGGCCAACAACCTGGAAGTGAAGGTCACGGCCTGACAGAGCGTCCTGACCTTCCCGTCGTAGAAGAGAAAGCTTGTTTTCCGGAAAATCCAGTATGTCCTTGTTGCGGGTTGCCCTACGCACTTGATGAGAATACGGGGCCTGAAACCCAAATTATTGAGGTTGAAGTCAAAGCCTACACAAGGAGAATTGTCCGCCAAACAGGGACAAAAATATGCTCATGTAAAGGAGTGCCTCAAGCTCTTACTGCGCCGATACCTCCAAAACTGATGCCCAAAAGCCCATACGGCATTTCAATCTGGACAGATGTTTTGTTGAACAAATTTCATTATTGCCAGCCGACCAATCGTCTCTTAAATCAGTATGGGGAGCTTGGTTTACCCATTTCGGCCGGTACAATTTCAGGTGGTTTGAAAAATCTTAAAGAATTATTTCAACCCATCTACAACAGGCTTTACCTTCAGCAAATGACCGAAGACAGATTCCATCAAGATGAAAGCATCTGGAAGGTCTTTGAAAAAATTATAGGTAAAATTGGCAATAAATGGTGGTTATGGGTCAGTCGTTCTGAATCCGTTGTGTATTTCATGATTGCGCAAGGACGAGGTGCAGATGTTCCGATATCCTATTTTGAAAATACCCGGAAAAGTAAAATCATTGTTATCTGCGACCGGTATAGCGCTTATAAAGCATTAGCTAACAAAATGCCTTTCATTATTTTGGCCTTTTGTTGGGCACACGTCCGACGTGATTTTCTGGATGCTGCCAGGAAGTATCCGGAACTGGAAGAATGGACATTTAGCTGGATCGAAAAAATCGGAGAGCTGTATCATATAAACAATCTGCGTTGTGCATCCTTTAATAAAGCATTTCCTGTGGAATGGCAGTCGGAATCATTCAAAAAGCAACACGAATCTTTGATTCAAAAGATGAACGAAATGACGCAGGACCGAAATGCATTTATAGAATCACACGATCCCGATAACCCTAATTTGACGGTATTATCCAATGCCAAATACAAAATTATGAAAAGCCTGAAAAACCATTGGGACGGATTGAGTGTGTTTGTCGAACACCCGGAAGTCCCCATGGATAATAATAAAGGTGAAAATGCCATTCGCAATCCTGTAACAGGTCGTAAAAATTTTTATGGTTCAGGAAGTGTATGGAGCGCCCAACTGGCAGCGATGATGTTTTCACTTTTTAAAACCTTGGATTTATGGGGACTAAACTGTCACCACTGGTTAAATTCATACCTTAACGCCTGCGCTGTAAACCATGGGAAAGCACCTGAAGAATTATCACAATTTCTTCCCTGGGAAATGGATGAGGCCCGCCTGGATAAATTGTCAAAACCGATAGATACATCATGA
- a CDS encoding Druantia anti-phage system protein DruA encodes MKKDGVICLPPSTRKKRPDRRIKLTSATDPQHRIVCPVHRLAELNSQIVTRATSALWNEYIERYHYLGHKPLPGAQLRYFITAGEQIVALAGFGAAAWQTAPRDQFIGWTHDQRKANLHLIVNNARFLILPWIQSKNLASKILSLITHRLPNDWHNKYNIRPVMLETFVQKDRFAGTCYKAANWQIVGETKGRGKLGANPKKGTVIVPIKDVWVYPLDQNFKALLK; translated from the coding sequence ATGAAAAAAGATGGAGTCATATGCCTGCCGCCATCTACTCGGAAAAAAAGGCCTGATAGACGCATTAAATTAACGTCAGCTACTGATCCGCAACACCGGATTGTCTGTCCGGTTCACCGTTTGGCGGAACTTAATTCGCAGATCGTTACCAGAGCGACATCTGCTTTGTGGAATGAATACATCGAAAGGTATCATTATCTTGGGCATAAGCCTTTGCCGGGTGCCCAACTTCGATATTTCATCACTGCCGGCGAACAAATCGTTGCCCTGGCAGGGTTTGGTGCAGCGGCTTGGCAAACCGCACCAAGAGATCAGTTTATTGGATGGACTCATGATCAAAGAAAGGCAAATTTGCATTTGATTGTGAATAATGCCAGGTTCCTTATTTTGCCGTGGATTCAATCGAAAAATTTAGCATCCAAAATTCTTTCGTTGATAACACACCGACTCCCGAATGATTGGCACAACAAATATAACATCCGGCCTGTAATGCTTGAGACGTTTGTTCAAAAAGATCGTTTCGCAGGAACCTGTTATAAAGCCGCAAATTGGCAAATTGTTGGAGAAACTAAAGGGCGTGGTAAATTAGGTGCTAACCCAAAGAAAGGGACAGTAATTGTTCCAATCAAAGACGTTTGGGTTTATCCTTTGGACCAGAATTTTAAGGCTTTACTCAAATAA
- a CDS encoding IS1634 family transposase: protein METVTVERIDHLGIVAGVIKDLKIIEMIDSRIPKDEKENISAGEAIAGMVLNGLGFSNRPLSLTPQFFENKPLDVLFRPRVKASDFNHYKLGRSLDDAVDYGSELLFNEISSSACRSESIHLLFNHLDTSSFSLTGEYLPDSDAHAIKITHGYSKDHRPDLKQAVLELMVSQDGGIPILCKCWDGNASDNTVFKERSSELIR, encoded by the coding sequence TTGGAAACCGTCACAGTCGAACGTATTGACCACTTGGGTATTGTTGCCGGCGTTATCAAGGATTTGAAAATCATCGAAATGATTGACTCCCGCATACCAAAAGATGAGAAGGAAAATATCAGTGCCGGAGAAGCTATCGCCGGCATGGTTCTAAATGGACTGGGTTTTTCCAATCGGCCGCTGTCGCTGACGCCTCAATTTTTCGAAAACAAGCCGCTGGATGTTTTGTTCCGTCCAAGAGTGAAAGCCTCGGACTTCAATCACTACAAGCTGGGGCGCAGTCTTGATGATGCGGTCGACTACGGCTCTGAATTGCTTTTCAACGAAATATCCTCATCTGCCTGTCGGTCGGAAAGTATCCATTTGCTTTTCAACCATCTGGACACCTCATCTTTTTCATTAACCGGAGAATATCTTCCGGATTCGGATGCACATGCCATCAAAATAACTCATGGTTACTCCAAGGATCATCGTCCTGATTTGAAACAGGCTGTGCTGGAGCTGATGGTGTCCCAAGATGGTGGCATTCCCATTTTGTGTAAGTGCTGGGACGGGAATGCTTCGGACAATACCGTGTTCAAAGAACGCAGCAGTGAACTTATCCGTTAG
- a CDS encoding IS110 family transposase, whose product MAKNTGKKSKSGIENLNAIHPNAAGIDIGATEIYIAVPGDRSDDPVKCFDTFTDDLHDAARWLKSCDIDSIAMESTGVYWIPVFQILDAYGFEVILVNARHVKNVPGRKTDVQDCQWLQYLHSVGLLRGSFRPAQDICAVRSLLRHRDNLVKSASSHIQHIQKSLTQMNLQIHNVISDITGVTGMAIIDAILAGERNPKKLAELKDRRIKATKQTIVKSLTGDYRREHLFTLEQTVQSYRNYRQLIMDCDVEIENHLKEFESRIYIDDIKPPPGKKGGRKPKANTPNFDVKTHMHRILGTDLTLIDGISELTAHVVFTEVGPDLSQFKTVGHFCSWLGLCPNNKISGGKVLSSHTRPGSNRLAHALRLSANSLWKSKSYLGDYFRRMRARHGAPKAITSTAHKLARIIYHLIKNKKAFDDSVFSEQEKTHQKRLKKRVINRKYSG is encoded by the coding sequence ATGGCAAAAAATACCGGGAAAAAGAGCAAAAGTGGAATTGAGAACCTGAATGCAATCCATCCTAACGCTGCTGGCATCGACATTGGTGCTACAGAGATCTACATCGCCGTCCCTGGTGATAGATCAGATGATCCGGTAAAATGTTTTGATACATTTACCGATGATTTGCATGACGCAGCCAGGTGGCTAAAAAGTTGCGATATTGATTCGATTGCCATGGAATCCACAGGCGTATACTGGATACCTGTTTTCCAAATTTTAGATGCATATGGATTTGAGGTTATCCTGGTTAACGCTAGACACGTTAAAAATGTGCCTGGCCGCAAAACTGATGTTCAGGATTGTCAATGGCTCCAATATCTTCATTCTGTCGGTTTGTTGCGAGGTTCATTCCGGCCTGCACAGGATATTTGCGCCGTCCGGTCCTTACTCAGGCACAGAGATAATCTGGTTAAATCCGCTTCTTCCCATATCCAGCATATTCAAAAATCTCTGACCCAGATGAATCTACAGATTCACAACGTCATCAGCGATATTACCGGCGTTACCGGAATGGCAATTATTGATGCAATTCTTGCCGGAGAGCGAAATCCTAAAAAATTAGCTGAATTGAAAGATCGACGGATAAAGGCCACAAAGCAGACAATTGTCAAATCGCTGACGGGAGATTATCGACGGGAGCATCTTTTTACACTTGAGCAGACAGTTCAATCCTATCGTAATTACCGCCAGTTGATCATGGATTGTGATGTTGAAATTGAAAACCATTTGAAAGAATTTGAATCCCGTATTTATATTGATGATATAAAACCGCCGCCTGGCAAAAAGGGCGGACGGAAACCAAAGGCCAATACGCCTAATTTTGATGTCAAAACCCACATGCATCGTATTCTGGGGACGGATTTAACACTGATAGATGGTATCAGCGAATTGACGGCCCACGTCGTATTCACCGAAGTTGGCCCGGATTTATCCCAATTTAAAACTGTCGGCCATTTCTGCTCTTGGCTCGGTTTATGTCCCAACAATAAAATCAGCGGTGGAAAAGTGCTTTCATCACATACCCGTCCCGGGTCCAATCGATTAGCTCACGCGCTTCGGCTTTCTGCTAACTCGCTTTGGAAAAGCAAATCATATCTCGGTGATTATTTCCGTAGAATGCGTGCCCGTCACGGCGCACCAAAAGCGATCACCTCCACCGCCCACAAATTGGCCCGCATCATCTATCACCTCATCAAGAACAAGAAAGCTTTCGATGATTCGGTTTTTTCTGAACAGGAAAAGACACATCAGAAGCGTTTGAAAAAGCGTGTAATAAATCGTAAATATTCGGGTTAG